Proteins encoded by one window of Lathyrus oleraceus cultivar Zhongwan6 chromosome 1, CAAS_Psat_ZW6_1.0, whole genome shotgun sequence:
- the LOC127137762 gene encoding cellulose synthase-like protein D1, protein MTRSSNSPPKSSALGGRPPQGVKFTRRTSSGRVVNLSRDDDIDLSGESGQNDYINYTVMMPLTPDNQPETSDSKQDGVSGSYGTTRFASESQQQGMGSGGGGGGGPKMDRRMSILNSGNNKSMLLRSQTQDFDHNRWLFETKGTYGIGNAFWQDDENSYGDDGMSMSDFLDKPWKPLTRKVNIPGAILSPYRLLIFVRMIVLAFFLVWRVQNPNYDAMWLWGISIVCELWFAFSWLLDILPKLNPINRSADLGALHDKFDQPSASNPTGRSDLPGMDVFVSTADPEKEPPLVTANTILSILCVDYPIEKVSCYISDDGGAILTFEAMAEAVKFAEIWVPFCKKHNIEPRNPDAYFNLKKDPTKNKKRPDFVKDRRWMKREYDEFKVRINGLPEVIRKRSKSYNSREEKKEKQLLKEKNGGVLPPDQIIDVPKATWMADGTHWPGTWLNPTADHAKGDHAGILQVMSKVPEHDPVMGHADEKKLDFTGVDIRVPMFAYVSREKRPGYDHNKKAGAMNAMVRASAILSNGPFILNLDCDHYIYNSLALKEGMCFMLDRGGDRVCYIQFPQRFEGIDPSDRYANHNTVFFDGNMRALDGLQGPMYVGTGCMFRRYALYGFEPPRFIEHTGVFGRVKTKVNHNPNQARLHMEDDDNEPLTSDSEMGLPQKFGNSTMFTDSIPIAEFQARPLADHKSVRNGRPPGALLMPRPPLDAPTVAEAIAVISCWYEDKTEWGDRTGWIYGSVTEDVVTGYRMHNRGWRSIYCITKRDAFRGTAPINLTDRLHQVLRWATGSVEIFFSKNNAIFASRRLKFLQRIAYLNVGIYPFTSLFLVVYCFIPALSLFSGQFIVQGLNVAFLTYLLLITVTLTLISLLEVRWSGIGLEEWWRNEQFWVIGGTSAHLVAVIQGLLKVIAGIEISFTLTTKSSGEDVDDIYADLYLVKWTSLFIMPLTIIIINIVALIMGFLRTVYSVIPQWNKLLGSMFFSFWVLSHMYPFAKGLMGRRGRVPTIVYVWSGLLSITIALLWISVDPPSDTTGNIEI, encoded by the exons ATGACAAGATCTTCAAATTCGCCACCAAAATCGTCCGCCTTGGGTGGCCGGCCACCACAAGGAGTGAAATTTACGCGTAGGACATCAAGTGGGAGGGTTGTGAATCTATCAAGAGATGATGACATTGATTTATCCGGTGAGTCGGGGCAAAATGATTATATCAATTACACCGTTATGATGCCACTAACACCAGATAACCAGCCTGAAACCTCGGATTCCAAGCAGGATGGTGTTAGTGGATCATACGGGACAACGAGGTTTGCCTCGGAGTCTCAACAACAAGGAATGGGAAGTGGCGGAGGTGGTGGTGGTGGACCTAAAATGGATAGAAGAATGTCGATTTTGAATTCAGGAAATAATAAGTCCATGTTATTAAGGAGCCAAACACAAGATTTTGATCATAATCGATGGTTGTTTGAGACGAAAGGGACTTACGGAATCGGTAATGCTTTTTGGCAAGATGATGAGAATTCTTATGGGGATGATGGAATGAGCATGTCAGATTTTCTGGACAAACCTTGGAAACCATTAACTAGGAAAGTTAATATTCCAGGCGCTATACTCAGTCCTTATAG ATTGTTGATTTTTGTGCGTATGATAGTTCTTGCATTTTTCTTGGTCTGGCGAGTTCAGAACCCGAACTATGATGCAATGTGGTTATGGGGGATATCAATTGTTTGTGAACTTTGGTTTGCTTTCTCATGGCTTCTTGATATTCTCCCGAAATTGAACCCTATAAATCGAAGTGCTGACCTCGGTGCCTTGCATGACAAGTTTGATCAACCTTCTGCTTCAAATCCAACCGGTCGGTCTGATTTACCTGGCATGGATGTTTTTGTTTCGACGGCTGATCCTGAGAAGGAACCGCCTCTTGTCACGGCGAACACAATTCTTTCCATTCTTTGTGTAGACTATCCTATTGAAAAGGTGTCATGCTATATTTCAGATGATGGTGGTGCTATTCTCACTTTTGAAGCCATGGCTGAAGCTGTCAAATTTGCTGAG ATTTGGGTACCGTTTTGTAAGAAACACAATATTGAACCGAGAAATCCAGATGCTTACTTCAACTTAAAGAAAGACCCTACAAAGAACAAGAAACGGCCTGATTTTGTAAAGGATAGAAGATGGATGAAGAGAGAATATGATGAATTTAAGGTGAGAATCAATGGACTTCCTGAGGTAATAAGGAAAAGAAGTAAATCATATAATTCTAGAGAAGAGAAGAAAGAAAAGCAATTACTTAAGGAGAAAAATGGTGGAGTTTTACCACCTGATCAGATAATTGATGTCCCTAAAGCAACATGGATGGCTGATGGTACTCATTGGCCAGGAACTTGGCTTAATCCTACAGCTGATCATGCTAAAGGTGACCATGCGGGAATCTTGCAG GTGATGAGTAAAGTACCAGAGCATGACCCTGTAATGGGCCATGCAGATGAGAAAAAACTAGATTTCACAGGAGTAGACATTAGGGTTCCAATGTTTGCATATGTTTCAAGAGAGAAGCGACCGGGGTATGATCATAACAAGAAAGCAGGAGCCATGAATGCCATGGTTAGAGCGTCTGCTATTTTGTCCAATGGCCCTTTCATTCTCAATTTGGATTGTGACCACTACATCTACAATTCACTTGCTTTGAAGGAGGGAATGTGCTTCATGTTGGACCGTGGAGGTGACCGTGTATGCTACATACAGTTTCCACAAAGATTCGAAGGGATTGATCCCTCCGATCGATATGCAAATCACAATACCGTCTTCTTCGATG GAAATATGAGAGCACTGGATGGACTGCAAGGTCCTATGTATGTGGGGACAGGTTGCATGTTTAGGAGATATGCACTCTATGGATTTGAACCACCAAGATTCATTGAACACACAGGTGTATTTGGCAGAGTAAAAACCAAGGTGAATCATAATCCAAATCAAGCAAGGTTACATATGGAAGACGATGATAACGAGCCTTTAACATCTGATTCAGAAATGGGTTTGCCTCAAAAATTTGGAAACTCAACTATGTTCACAGATTCCATACCTATAGCTGAGTTTCAAGCTAGGCCACTTGCTGATCATAAATCTGTGAGGAATGGTAGACCACCTGGGGCATTGCTGATGCCACGTCCACCCTTGGATGCTCCAACTGTAGCCGAGGCAATTGCTGTCATCTCATGCTG GTATGAAGATAAAACAGAATGGGGTGATAGAACAGGTTGGATTTATGGATCAGTGACAGAAGATGTCGTAACAGGTTATAGAATGCACAACCGTGGATGGAGATCGATATATTGCATCACGAAAAGAGATGCTTTCCGCGGAACAGCGCCTATAAATCTCACTGATCGTCTACACCAAGTGCTAAGATGGGCAACAGGTTCAGTAGAAATTTTCTTCTCAAAAAACAACGCTATTTTCGCAAGTAGACGCCTCAAGTTCCTACAAAGAATCGCATACCTTAACGTCGGAATCTACCCTTTCACCTCATTATTTCTAGTCGTATACTGCTTCATTCCAGCACTATCACTTTTCTCAGGACAATTCATAGTGCAAGGATTAAACGTAGCATTTCTAACCTACCTTCTTCTCATCACAGTCACACTCACTCTTATCTCCCTCCTTGAGGTAAGATGGTCGGGAATCGGCCTCGAAGAATGGTGGAGAAACGAACAGTTTTGGGTCATTGGTGGAACCAGCGCTCATCTTGTTGCTGTCATACAGGGATTATTAAAGGTTATAGCAGGAATCGAGATTTCATTTACGttaacaacaaaatcatctgGTGAAGATGTTGATGACATTTATGCCGATCTTTACCTAGTTAAATGGACTAGTCTCTTCATTATGCCGCTAACGATTATTATTATCAACATTGTTGCACTTATCATGGGATTTTTGAGGACAGTTTACAGTGTTATACCTCAGTGGAATAAGCTTTTGGGAAGCATGTTCTTTAGCTTTTGGGTTTTGTCTCATATGTACCCTTTTGCTAAAGGGTTGATGGGTAGGAGAGGAAGGGTTCCAACAATTGTTTATGTTTGGTCAGGGTTGCTTTCCATTactattgctttgctttggaTTTCAGTTGATCCTCCATCTGATACTACTGGAAATATCGAAATATGA